The DNA segment AAAGTGGGTCCATCGTGGTGGACCGGTTCGTTCAGCCTTAAGTTTTGCGCGCATGCCAGAGAGCAATACTCCCATCCTGTTTTACGGTGATGCCAATGGGGTAGTGCATGTAGTCGATGCTACTGATGGCAGCGAAGTCTGGGCTAAAAAAATCGCACTGGATGATATTGTGATTACCGGTACTCCGGTATTGCACCAGCAAAAACTCTTTGTCCCCTTGTCGACCAGTGAAATCGCTAAAACCTTTAATTCAAAATATGAATGTTGCAAAGCCCATGGCGGAGTAGTGGCCCTGGATATTCGTACGGGTAAAACACTGTGGACTTACGAAACCACAGCGGCTGCCAAACCCTTGGGTAAAAATGCAGTAGACACCACTATATGGGGGCCATCCGGTGCACCGATATGGACAACACCGGCTATCGATGCCAAACGTAACCGCTTATATATAGGCACCGGTGAAAACTATTCTCACCCTGCCACCTCTACCAGCGATGCCATTATTGCTTTAGATCTGGATACCGGTAAGCAGCAGTGGATTTATCAAGCCCGTAAAGATGATGTTTACAATATGGCCTGTGTTAGCTATCTGGGTTTTCCCGATGGGCCAAATTGCCCTGAAAATTACGGCCCCGATTTTGACTTTGGTGCCTCGGTTGTTATCACTCAGGATAAAAACGGCAAAGACCTATTATTAGCGGCGCAGAAATCTGGCGATGTTTATGCGCTGGACCCGGATAAAAACGGTGCCGTTGTATGGCAGCAAAAACTCTCTGACGGTACTCCTGTCGGCGGTGTGCACTGGGGTATGGCCGTAGCGGGGCAACAAGTTTTTGTTCCAGTCGCTGACCCAGACTGGGATATTCAAGGCTGGACCTATAAACCACAGCCTGGTATTGCCGCTTTAGATATTACTACCGGTGCAATTAATTGGCGCTATCAGGCAGAGCGCGGTTGCAAGATTGATGCTTCAACCTATAACACCACGGCACAAAGACATTCCGAAAAGTGGCCAGCCTGTCATTTTCTCTATGGATTTTCTGGCGCAGCAACCGCCATTGATGGCGCGGTATTAGCGGGGTCCTTAAACGGCACCTTATATGCCTTTGCTGCCAACGACGGTAAGCCGCTATGGCAATTTCCCACCAATAGAAGCTTCGATACTTTAAATGGTGTACAGGCTCATGGTGGGGCTTTAGACAACGCCGGTCCTGCGGTGGGGCATGGTTATCTGGTCCTGCAAAGCGGCTATAGCTATATCAAACAAATGCCCGGCAATGTATTGCTGGTATTTAAGAAAAAATAGAGAACAACACTATGTTTAAGCTTGATCCCATGCAGAGTTATATGATGCCCGCGCATTTTGGGCCCCGTTATATTGGCGAAAAAACCAGTGGTTGGTATCGCGATGTAACGGCCATGACATTATCTTATCGTACCGATAGAGAAAAATTAGCAGCCTATTTACCGAATAATGTCACCGTGGCTGAGGACGCTATTGTTTCCGTTTTTTATGCCTGTAATAAACAGGTCGACTGGTTGGCTGGTCGTGGCTATAACATGATCGGTGTGACCGCGGCGGTGGTTTATCAGGGTGAAGAAGGGCCGATAGAGGGCAGTTATAGTTTAGTGATTTGGGAAAATCTGACCGACCCTATTTTATCGGGCAGAGAGTTACAGGGTATCCCAAAAGTGTATGCC comes from the Oceanicoccus sagamiensis genome and includes:
- a CDS encoding PQQ-binding-like beta-propeller repeat protein, yielding MGNPARPGEITQYPGAEAAIIPGLKGFPDWIGMKNFDSLAYAEQLTMPTLIIDAEEEELFARDKNGLVLHEAIKDRVETKYVTYPGKHYDMYRGENYRNALRDAQDWFVTHLKGNAEGASLYKEKCALCHSNPQIRAPAFSILKSMSEEKVLLAMTEGKMKQQAASLSDKQRSQLAKYLSTGVQDPRAWETTVACDAGTASKEINAAVTGWGYGLNNHRYQPEALAGLTANDLPELELAWAQGFPGTTEMRSQPVITEDTLYLGVQSSSAIYAFDLASGCLKWVHRGGPVRSALSFARMPESNTPILFYGDANGVVHVVDATDGSEVWAKKIALDDIVITGTPVLHQQKLFVPLSTSEIAKTFNSKYECCKAHGGVVALDIRTGKTLWTYETTAAAKPLGKNAVDTTIWGPSGAPIWTTPAIDAKRNRLYIGTGENYSHPATSTSDAIIALDLDTGKQQWIYQARKDDVYNMACVSYLGFPDGPNCPENYGPDFDFGASVVITQDKNGKDLLLAAQKSGDVYALDPDKNGAVVWQQKLSDGTPVGGVHWGMAVAGQQVFVPVADPDWDIQGWTYKPQPGIAALDITTGAINWRYQAERGCKIDASTYNTTAQRHSEKWPACHFLYGFSGAATAIDGAVLAGSLNGTLYAFAANDGKPLWQFPTNRSFDTLNGVQAHGGALDNAGPAVGHGYLVLQSGYSYIKQMPGNVLLVFKKK